The window ATCTTCCCGATACTTTTAACCAAGGGCTTTCTTTAAGGCGAGCAGCTTACAAACACTTTCCTCAAGCGATTCCCTCAGCTTATGCCATAGAAAAAGCTGGAACAGCCCCCTGTAAGGCGGCATGTCCCTCCGGGATAAGTATCGAAGGATTTATCGCTCTGATTAGAAAAGGGCTCTATGATGAAGCTATAAAGCTGATTAAGCGAGACAATCCTTTCCCGGCTGTGTGCGGCAGAGTTTGCCCCCATCCCTGTGAGACGGCATGCTATCGCGGAAGACAGGACGAACCCGTAGCGATCGAAAAGCTAAAACGCTTTGTGGCCGATCTGGATCTTTTCTCAGCTAATCCCTACGTTCCCGAAAAGAAGCCATCAAAAAATAAAAAAGTCGCTGTAGTTGGAGCCGGCCCTGCAGGGCTTACAGCGGCCTATTACCTTGCTATTGAAGGTTACGAAGTGGTTGTCTTCGAAGCTTTGGAAAAACCCGGGGGGCTACTCGAGTATGGCATTCCTTCCTTCAGGCTGGATCGGGAAGTGGTGCGTAGAGAAATTGAAATAATCAAGCAGCTTGGAGTTGAAATTAGAACAGGGGTAGCCTGGGGACGTGACTTCACTCTTTACCAGCTTCGACAGCAAGGATTTGATGCCATTTTTGTAGGAGTAGGAGCTTGGGAACCTGTGCCGCTCGGAATTCCGGGAGAAAACCTTAAAAATGTCTATGCCGGTATAGATTTTCTAAGAGCGGTCTGTTGCGGAAGTCGGCCTTCTCCGGGTAAAAAGGTAGCTATTATCGGAGGGGGAAGCGTTGCTATCGATGCAGCGTTGACTGCTAAAAGACTAGGTGCTGAAGAAGTGACTATACTTTACCGTAGAAGCAAAGCTGAAATGCCTGTCGTATGGGAGGATCTTGAAGAAGCCGAAGAAGAGGGTATCCACATTGAGTATTTGACCGGTTGCGTTGAAATTCTAGGAAATAAAGAAGGTGAGGTGAAAGGTCTTAAGTGCATCAGAATGAGGCTGGGGACGCCAGACGAAAGTGGAAGACGTCGCCCCATACCCATCGAAGGAAGTTTTTTTGAATTAGAAGCCGATACTGTAATAGGAGCTATAGGTCAGCGAGTAAGATTTCCAATGCTCGATCATGAACCGTCCGAGACTCGCCTGAAACTTGACAGATGGGGCACTATCTGGGTGAACTCTAAAACTTATGAAACTTCTGTCCCTGGTATATTTGCCGCCGGTGATGCCGTTTTAGGTCCTGCAACAGTGGTTTTAGCTATTGGATCAGCCAAAGAAGCCGCCATATCGATCGATCGTTTTCTTCAAGGGAAAGATCTTTTAGAAGGGAGGGACTTTTTCCTTTCCGTTCCTGAAAAACCCTTCCGTATAAAGCCCCGAAAGCGTCGAGTAAAATATTCAAAGATACCCTTGGAAAGACGTCTGCAATCCTTCGATGAAATATTCTTGGGATTTTCCGAGGAAGAAGCCCTTCGAGAAGCAGAAAGGTGCCTTGAATGCGGTATCTGTTCCGAATGCTACCGATGTGAAGATGTCTGCCTTGTTCACGCTGTTAACCACAGGATGAAACCGGAAGAGATTGAACTGTCCGTAGAGGGAGTGATCGTTGCCCCTGGAATTAAAACTTTCGATCCCCTTTTTAAGCAGGAATACGGTTATGGTCGATACGCCAATGTTGTGACCAGCCTTGAATTTGAAAGAATGCTTGCCGCTTCAGGTCCAACGGGAGGCGAAGTAAAGTGCCCTAAAGATGGAAGCCATCCTAAACGGATCGCCTGGATCCAATGTGTAGGATCAAGGGATTCTTCTATTGGACGGGAGTATTGTTCGGGTGTTTGCTGCATGTATTCTATGAAGCAAGCGATGGTTGCAAAGGATCATGATCCTGAAGTGGAATCGACTATTTTCTTCATCGATGTCAGAGCCATGGGTAAGGGATTTGAACGATATTATGAGCGAGCAAAAAATCAATACGGCGTAAGGTTTGTAAAGAGTAGCATATCTCGCATAATAGAAGCCCCGGAAGGCGGAAAGATAGAAGTTTCTTATGTCGATGAATCCAACGAATTGAAAACTGAGATATTCGATCTTGTTGTTCTTTCTGTTGGTATTGTTCCGTCGCCTTTTACAGAAGATATGGCTAAAAAGTTGGGGCTCCAAACAGATCGTTATGGATTTATTGTGACCGATCCTTTCGATCCGGTTAAAACTGCTTTGCCAGGTGTTGTAGTGTGTGGGATGGCAGAGGGACCCAAAGACATACCGGATTCTGTTGTTCAAGCCTGTTCAGCTGCATCCTCCGTTCAAGAACTTCTCCGGGTGGATAAGCTCCCTGAAGCTGAGACAGAACAAGATAAAATAAAAAAGCAGGAACGTGAATCGCTCCAGATTGATGATTTCTCACCAAGAATAGGGGTCTTTGTTTGCTACTGCGGAATAAATATTGCCGGGGTAGTGGATGTAAAGGCTGTTGCTCAATATGCTCGCGCCTTGCCAAATGTTGTGCTTGCTGAAGATCTTTTATTTGCCTGTGCTTCCGATGGAACAAGACGAATTAGAGATGCCATTAGAGAATACAATCTAAACCGTGTCGTAGTTGCGTCCTGTTCTCCCAGGACTCACGAACCTCTCTTCCGTAAAGTGATAGAAGATGCAGGTGTAAACAAGTATCTATTTGAAATGGCAAATATTCGAGATCAGTGTTCCTGGGTGCACGCTGATGATCCTTACAAAGCCACAAAAAAGGCGAAAAATTTAGTGCGAATGGCGGTAGCAAAAGCTCGCCTTCTTGAGCCTCTTGAAGATGTTCGTATTCCTATTCATCAAAGTGCTGTGGTGGTAGGTGGAGGACCCTCCGGCATGGTTGCAGCTCTACAGCTTGCTCGCCAGGGATATCCGGTAACGATTATCGAAAAGTCGTCAAAACTAGGGGGGAATGCCTTACAATGGCATTATTTCCACTATTCTGGAGCTCCAGTTCAGGATTATGTAAAAGGACTTATCGAAGAAGTAACTCGCAATGAATGTATCCAGATTTTGCTGGATACTGAAGTGGTGCGATGTGAAGGCCGACCTGGAGCTTTTCTTCTTACACTTCATAAAAACCAAAAAAGAGAACAGGAGATTATAACGGCGGGGTCTATTATTGTCGCTACCGGAGCCATAGAATACCCTGGTTCAGACTATTTACGCGGTAGTAGCGATCGAGTGCTTACTCAGAGAGAATTTCAAAAAGCCGTGGCGATTAACGATCCCATTTTGAAAGACGCTCACAACATCGTCATGATCCAGTGTGTTGGTTCCCGAAACCCGGAACATCCTTATTGTAGCCGTATTTGTTGCACAACTGCCGTTGCTAACGCTATTTGTTACAAGGAGATGTGTCCACCTTCTCAGATAACGATCCTTTACAGAGACATTAGAACCTTTGGACATAAGGAACTACTGTATGCAGAAGCCAGAGCCATGGGAGTCAGATTTCTGCGGTTCAATGTAGAATCTCCTCCTGAAATTATTCCTCAGAAGGAGTCAGAACGTAAAGGCCCGGGAGTTTTTCGTGTCCGCTATGAAGATCCTGTACTTAATCGCACTATCTGGATTCCTGCCGACCTTGTTGTTCTTAGCACTGGAATTGTTCCATCTGAAGACAACGAAAGGCTTTCAAAGGTTTTTAAGCTTAGTTTGGATCCCGACGGATTCTTCATGGAAGCTCACATTAAACTTAAACCTATAGATACGGCAACACCGGGAATATTCATATGCGGTCTGGCTCAGGGGCCTAAATTCCTTGAAGAGTGCATCAGTCAGGCTAAAGGAGCTGCCGCCCGTGCATCGACTTTTCTAAGACAGAAATTTCTTACGGTCGGTGGGGCCATATCGGTAGTTAACCCTGAACAGTGTAGCCGCTGCCTCACCTGTGTTAGAACCTGTCCTTATGGGG of the Thermodesulforhabdaceae bacterium genome contains:
- a CDS encoding FAD-dependent oxidoreductase; this encodes MGTELTKAAVAVIGGGIAGLQASIELANSGFHVYLIEKDISIGGVMAQLDKTFPTNDCSTCMISPRFLEVNAHPNIEILTRSEVIGLSGTPGNFILKISKFPRFIDENLCTACGQCASVCPIDLPDTFNQGLSLRRAAYKHFPQAIPSAYAIEKAGTAPCKAACPSGISIEGFIALIRKGLYDEAIKLIKRDNPFPAVCGRVCPHPCETACYRGRQDEPVAIEKLKRFVADLDLFSANPYVPEKKPSKNKKVAVVGAGPAGLTAAYYLAIEGYEVVVFEALEKPGGLLEYGIPSFRLDREVVRREIEIIKQLGVEIRTGVAWGRDFTLYQLRQQGFDAIFVGVGAWEPVPLGIPGENLKNVYAGIDFLRAVCCGSRPSPGKKVAIIGGGSVAIDAALTAKRLGAEEVTILYRRSKAEMPVVWEDLEEAEEEGIHIEYLTGCVEILGNKEGEVKGLKCIRMRLGTPDESGRRRPIPIEGSFFELEADTVIGAIGQRVRFPMLDHEPSETRLKLDRWGTIWVNSKTYETSVPGIFAAGDAVLGPATVVLAIGSAKEAAISIDRFLQGKDLLEGRDFFLSVPEKPFRIKPRKRRVKYSKIPLERRLQSFDEIFLGFSEEEALREAERCLECGICSECYRCEDVCLVHAVNHRMKPEEIELSVEGVIVAPGIKTFDPLFKQEYGYGRYANVVTSLEFERMLAASGPTGGEVKCPKDGSHPKRIAWIQCVGSRDSSIGREYCSGVCCMYSMKQAMVAKDHDPEVESTIFFIDVRAMGKGFERYYERAKNQYGVRFVKSSISRIIEAPEGGKIEVSYVDESNELKTEIFDLVVLSVGIVPSPFTEDMAKKLGLQTDRYGFIVTDPFDPVKTALPGVVVCGMAEGPKDIPDSVVQACSAASSVQELLRVDKLPEAETEQDKIKKQERESLQIDDFSPRIGVFVCYCGINIAGVVDVKAVAQYARALPNVVLAEDLLFACASDGTRRIRDAIREYNLNRVVVASCSPRTHEPLFRKVIEDAGVNKYLFEMANIRDQCSWVHADDPYKATKKAKNLVRMAVAKARLLEPLEDVRIPIHQSAVVVGGGPSGMVAALQLARQGYPVTIIEKSSKLGGNALQWHYFHYSGAPVQDYVKGLIEEVTRNECIQILLDTEVVRCEGRPGAFLLTLHKNQKREQEIITAGSIIVATGAIEYPGSDYLRGSSDRVLTQREFQKAVAINDPILKDAHNIVMIQCVGSRNPEHPYCSRICCTTAVANAICYKEMCPPSQITILYRDIRTFGHKELLYAEARAMGVRFLRFNVESPPEIIPQKESERKGPGVFRVRYEDPVLNRTIWIPADLVVLSTGIVPSEDNERLSKVFKLSLDPDGFFMEAHIKLKPIDTATPGIFICGLAQGPKFLEECISQAKGAAARASTFLRQKFLTVGGAISVVNPEQCSRCLTCVRTCPYGAPSIIEQNGRSTAFIDPAVCQGCGACVAACPGKAIELKLYTDEQILAKVRALV